In the genome of Dermacentor andersoni chromosome 3, qqDerAnde1_hic_scaffold, whole genome shotgun sequence, one region contains:
- the LOC129386532 gene encoding uncharacterized protein isoform X1, whose translation MQIIKDKLKKSQTGDFGTQIARIIFHYRTTPHDVTGRAPFELLLGRMVKTPLDVLHPDLRSTVLLKQLKQKLAADQGYSPGPLPESGAPVCARKFRTGPPWSAGQVVSPASASSLLVRMPDGDMWHRHADHVRPRLGTWPAPSTATSEFQPAGGLAAAPVASSGAPPTSDAATVANGAAPVGPVSSPEPLAEPTTTNPPDGARLAQAAPGVATPDPSTLVPRRSTRRRRSTWEGTVFRRRA comes from the coding sequence ATGCAAatcatcaaagacaagctcaagaagagccagactggggatttcggGACTCAGATTGCCCGGATAATATTTCactaccggaccacgccccacgatgtcactggccgtgccccctttgagctcctgctgggtcggatggtcaagacacccttggacgtcttgcatccggacctccgatccacagtgctcttgaagcagctgaagcagaagctggctgctgaccaaggatacagtcccgggcctttgccagaatCGGGAGCTCCAGTTTGCGCCAGGAAATTCCGtactggcccaccctggtctgccgggcaggtggtgtctcctgccagcgcctcatcgctgctcgtccgcatgccagacggggacatgtggcacagacacgccgaccatgtcaggcctcgcctcgggacctggccagcaccttcgactgccacttctgagttccagcccgcaggaggactagcggcagcaccagtcgcttccagcggagcaccacccacgTCGGATGCGGCAACCGTTGCCaatggtgcggcacccgttggaccggtgtcgagcccggAACCACTCGCAGAGCCGACTACTACGAACCctccggatggagcaaggctggcacaggcagcacccggcgttgccacacccgacccgtcaacactggtgcccaggcggagtactcgacggcggag